The genomic region CTGCAGCAGGGGTGCGGTGATCATGAAGACGACGAGCAGCACCAGCATCACGTCGACGAAGGGCGTGACGTTGATCTCGGCGAGCAGGCCGAAGCGGCGCACGCGCCGGCCATTCTCCTCGCCGCCGGGGATCATCATGCCCATGGCCGGCCCCCCTCAACCGGCCGCCGCGCGGCGCGCCAGCACGGTGGAGAACTCGTCGGCGAAGCCTTCCAGCCGCCCGGCATAACGCCCGAGATCGCCGGCAAGCTTGTTGTAGGCGACGACGGCGGGGATCGCCGCCACGAGCCCCATCGCCGTCGCGAGCAGCGCCTCGGCGATGCCGGGCGCGACGACGGCGAGCGAGGTGTTGGAGGCGAGCGCGATGTCCTGGAAGCTGTTCATGATACCCCAGACCGTGCCGAAAAGGCCGATGAACGGGGCGGCCGAGCCCAGGGTCGCAAGATAGCCGATCTGCCCGGAGATCCGCTCCATCTCGCGCGCGATCGCCACCCGCATCACCTTGGACAGCCGCGCCTCCAGTGCAAGCTCCGCAAGCGCCGCCCGCTCGCCCGCCCGCTCGCAGCTGCGGCGCCACTCGCGCATCGCGGCGACGAAGACGGTCTCCAGCGGATGCGCCAGACGGTCCTTGACCTCGGCATAAAGCTCGTCCAGCCCGATGCCCGACCAGAAGCGGTTCTCGAAGGCGTCCGCGGCGCGCTCGGCGGCGCGGATGCGCAGCCAGCCCGAGACCATGACCGCCCAGCTCCACACGGAGGCGAGCGCGAGAATCGCCATCACCGCCTTCACGACCGGATCGGCGCCCGCGATCATGTCCCAGACGCCGATCCCGTCGACACCGCCGAGTCGGCCCGCAACCATTCCCGAATCCATGTCCTCGCTTCTTCCCCTGCGGTTTGCGGGGCCCGCCCCGCCCCCTCGTTACGGCGCCTCGACCCTCAGAGCCTCCGGCGCGTCGGCCGGCACCACGAAGCCGGCGAGTCCCTCGCGCCAGTGCGCGGGCAGACGGCGCGGCCGGCCCCGCGCATCGACGCTGGCCGCCCGGATGCGGGCGTAGACCAGGGCCTCGCCGGCGCGCAAGACCGCCTGCGCGGCCTCCATGCTGGCCGCACCAATGTGGCGGATCTGGGTCGCGACGAAGATGCGGTCGAAGAGGCGCGCCGGCCGCCGGAAGATGAGCTCGGCCCGGGCGATGGCGAACCGCACGACATCCGTCGCCGCCCCGTC from Rhodothalassiaceae bacterium harbors:
- a CDS encoding Tol-Pal system subunit TolQ, with amino-acid sequence MVAGRLGGVDGIGVWDMIAGADPVVKAVMAILALASVWSWAVMVSGWLRIRAAERAADAFENRFWSGIGLDELYAEVKDRLAHPLETVFVAAMREWRRSCERAGERAALAELALEARLSKVMRVAIAREMERISGQIGYLATLGSAAPFIGLFGTVWGIMNSFQDIALASNTSLAVVAPGIAEALLATAMGLVAAIPAVVAYNKLAGDLGRYAGRLEGFADEFSTVLARRAAAG
- a CDS encoding tol-pal system-associated acyl-CoA thioesterase; the protein is MTRRTPDPLAEPQQPGFIGRTFRLPLRVYYEDTDAGGIVHHARYLAFLERARSEMLWALGLADWGEPDGAATDVVRFAIARAELIFRRPARLFDRIFVATQIRHIGAASMEAAQAVLRAGEALVYARIRAASVDARGRPRRLPAHWREGLAGFVVPADAPEALRVEAP